The following coding sequences lie in one Peribacillus frigoritolerans genomic window:
- a CDS encoding sensor domain-containing diguanylate cyclase, with product MKFNKLSLDIFKRTIFTRKKREKDYQKKGFEVQKKVFNIVESSQDIIYCYETNPSSEFRYLSPSINTLLGQGVLEEAYNDPSSPFGRIHPDDFEILNEKIYGGIDYTKPVIQRWRNIEGDFLWFEEYATPIYEKEQLVAVQGIIRNIDERVRFIQDIEYQMSHDPLTNIHNRQFFDHIFAKSNLDFDTPVAMILCDLDELKYMNDTYGHKKGDELIKEAANLLKRIFSDIAVLARVGGDEFAILLIDRSKREVESLCELLKEETLLQNSLKKGPHISMSFGHAYRSHSKGNMDSLFMEADQKMFQDKRRRKEQKLIRAGR from the coding sequence ATGAAATTCAATAAATTGTCATTGGATATATTTAAACGTACGATCTTCACTCGCAAGAAAAGGGAAAAGGACTATCAGAAGAAAGGATTCGAAGTGCAAAAAAAGGTTTTTAATATAGTGGAAAGTTCTCAGGATATTATCTACTGCTACGAAACAAACCCAAGTTCCGAGTTTAGGTACCTAAGTCCATCCATCAATACACTTTTAGGTCAAGGCGTCTTGGAAGAAGCATACAATGACCCTTCCTCCCCTTTCGGAAGGATTCATCCTGATGACTTTGAAATCCTGAATGAAAAGATATATGGTGGGATTGATTATACTAAGCCGGTCATTCAACGCTGGAGAAATATCGAGGGGGATTTTTTGTGGTTCGAGGAATATGCTACACCTATATATGAAAAAGAGCAATTGGTAGCCGTTCAAGGAATCATTCGCAATATCGATGAAAGAGTGAGATTCATACAGGATATTGAGTATCAAATGTCCCATGACCCATTAACGAATATCCATAATCGACAGTTTTTTGATCATATATTTGCCAAATCCAATCTGGATTTTGATACTCCGGTTGCCATGATTCTGTGTGATTTAGATGAGCTGAAATATATGAATGATACGTATGGCCATAAGAAAGGGGATGAATTGATTAAAGAAGCGGCCAATCTATTGAAACGGATTTTCTCGGACATCGCTGTTTTAGCGAGAGTGGGAGGAGATGAGTTTGCCATTCTGCTGATTGATAGAAGCAAGAGAGAAGTTGAATCTCTTTGTGAATTATTAAAGGAAGAAACCCTTTTGCAAAACTCCCTAAAAAAAGGCCCTCACATCAGTATGTCATTCGGGCATGCTTACCGTTCGCATTCAAAAGGAAATATGGATAGTTTATTCATGGAAGCGGATCAAAAAATGTTTCAAGATAAACGGCGAAGAAAAGAACAGAAACTCATTAGGGCGGGTAGATGA
- a CDS encoding GDYXXLXY domain-containing protein: MNNPLFRPLIVFSIPVLILLVLAIPPVWTTMTGDVIKIKTAPVDPTDLFRGSYVALKYEIESVKPSQVDDSIKTEFHTRNMGDFKKVYVRLKQNKDGLYVVDYVTKEKPGKGVYLKGELEIPYDLQNAETIQIRYGLDNYFASEEKAKEMEKEALANPSVAVVKVRNGNVVLTDIIIK; this comes from the coding sequence ATGAATAATCCGTTATTCCGGCCACTTATCGTATTTTCCATTCCAGTCTTGATTCTGTTAGTCTTGGCGATTCCTCCGGTCTGGACAACAATGACAGGAGATGTAATCAAGATCAAAACAGCCCCGGTCGACCCGACTGATTTGTTTAGGGGAAGCTATGTGGCTTTGAAATACGAAATTGAATCCGTTAAGCCATCACAAGTCGATGACTCGATTAAAACCGAATTCCATACAAGAAATATGGGTGATTTTAAAAAGGTATATGTACGTTTAAAACAAAATAAGGATGGACTATACGTTGTCGATTACGTAACGAAAGAAAAACCCGGCAAAGGCGTTTACCTAAAAGGGGAATTGGAAATCCCATATGACCTGCAAAATGCTGAAACCATTCAAATCAGATACGGTCTGGACAATTATTTCGCATCCGAAGAAAAGGCAAAGGAAATGGAGAAGGAAGCATTGGCCAATCCTTCAGTCGCCGTCGTAAAGGTTCGTAATGGGAATGTTGTTTTAACGGATATCATCATTAAATGA
- a CDS encoding amino acid ABC transporter ATP-binding protein yields MIKVENLKKSFGDNDVLKNINAIVSPREVVVVIGPSGSGKSTFLRCINQLETITGGHIFIEGLDTTDKKVNINKVRTEVGMVFQHFNLFPHKTVLENIMLAPIKVRKISKEQASQRGMELLKKVGLAEKANAYPDSLSGGQKQRVAIARALAMEPKIMLFDEPTSALDPEMVGEVLEVMKQLAKEGMTMVVVTHEMGFAKEVGDRVIFMDEGYIIEENIPSEIFNNPQQERTKAFLSKVL; encoded by the coding sequence ATGATAAAGGTGGAGAATCTTAAGAAGTCATTTGGCGATAATGATGTATTGAAAAATATCAATGCAATCGTTTCCCCTCGGGAAGTAGTCGTGGTAATTGGTCCTTCTGGGTCGGGAAAATCCACTTTCCTGAGGTGTATCAATCAACTTGAAACGATAACGGGAGGCCATATTTTCATTGAAGGGCTTGATACGACAGACAAGAAGGTCAATATCAATAAAGTCCGGACGGAAGTTGGCATGGTATTTCAGCATTTTAACTTATTTCCACATAAGACTGTTCTTGAGAATATAATGCTTGCGCCTATAAAGGTCCGCAAGATATCCAAAGAACAGGCTTCCCAAAGAGGGATGGAATTGCTTAAGAAAGTCGGACTTGCCGAGAAAGCGAACGCATATCCGGATTCATTATCGGGGGGACAAAAGCAGCGCGTCGCCATTGCCAGGGCGTTGGCGATGGAACCGAAAATCATGCTATTCGACGAGCCTACTTCCGCTCTAGATCCGGAAATGGTCGGCGAAGTCCTTGAGGTCATGAAGCAGCTGGCTAAGGAAGGCATGACCATGGTAGTTGTGACCCATGAGATGGGGTTTGCAAAAGAAGTTGGAGATCGCGTGATTTTCATGGACGAAGGTTATATTATTGAAGAAAATATTCCTAGTGAGATTTTTAATAATCCCCAGCAGGAAAGAACTAAAGCCTTTTTGAGTAAAGTACTTTAA
- a CDS encoding C40 family peptidase, whose amino-acid sequence MSYSLPVSKWLAAIVLIGALLTAFIFSPANASASINYGDEVAALAKKQVGSKYKYGGTTPKGFDASGLTQYVYKNAATEMKIPRTSADQYKTGKAVKQKDLKAGDLVFYATGKKGQVSFVGIYYGNGTFIGTTTKGVKVVKMSDKYWKEKYIGAKRVIK is encoded by the coding sequence ATGAGTTATAGTTTACCAGTTTCAAAATGGCTTGCAGCCATAGTTTTGATCGGAGCATTATTGACGGCATTCATATTCAGTCCGGCTAATGCTTCAGCCTCTATCAATTATGGCGATGAAGTTGCCGCTTTGGCAAAGAAGCAGGTGGGAAGCAAATATAAATATGGGGGGACGACCCCTAAAGGGTTTGATGCTAGCGGTCTAACCCAGTATGTATATAAAAATGCCGCCACAGAAATGAAGATTCCAAGAACGAGTGCGGACCAGTATAAAACGGGAAAGGCCGTTAAGCAAAAAGATTTAAAAGCGGGCGATTTGGTCTTCTATGCGACAGGTAAGAAAGGGCAGGTCTCTTTTGTAGGAATCTATTATGGAAATGGTACATTTATCGGTACCACCACCAAAGGGGTCAAGGTGGTCAAAATGAGTGATAAGTATTGGAAAGAAAAATATATAGGGGCAAAACGTGTCATTAAGTAA
- a CDS encoding DUF4097 family beta strand repeat-containing protein translates to MINVKKLSIFALVLLLIGVIGSLFTFSQVTNKETTTEEKTISEIVTDIQIDTDNAAVEIVPTKDKETRIELVSKGMDVSKLDFTADVEGKKLSVQLKDRRTFSFGFHIQSLHLKVYVPDESYKSFVAESDNGKLQISGLKSENLKVKSQNGRVELNDIITEKVEVKSANGKVELNNVEGKLVGSSNNGKITLVTKDLDREIDFESNNGKIMIKTEKEPTNTTFDVHVDNGRVDILGKYEGDTVIGKGENLVKLETNNGKIEITK, encoded by the coding sequence ATGATTAATGTAAAAAAATTATCGATCTTTGCACTTGTATTGTTATTGATCGGAGTAATAGGAAGTCTGTTTACGTTTTCCCAAGTGACGAATAAGGAAACGACTACAGAGGAAAAAACGATATCGGAAATCGTAACGGACATTCAGATCGACACTGACAATGCAGCTGTAGAGATCGTTCCAACGAAGGATAAGGAGACCAGGATAGAGTTGGTTTCAAAAGGGATGGATGTTTCCAAGTTGGATTTCACTGCAGATGTGGAAGGGAAGAAGCTTTCGGTACAATTAAAAGATCGACGTACCTTTAGCTTTGGTTTTCATATTCAATCCTTACATTTAAAGGTGTATGTGCCTGATGAATCTTATAAATCCTTTGTCGCCGAATCCGATAATGGAAAATTGCAAATATCAGGATTGAAAAGCGAAAATCTAAAAGTGAAATCTCAAAATGGCCGGGTAGAATTAAATGATATAATAACCGAAAAAGTTGAAGTGAAATCTGCTAATGGAAAAGTAGAGCTTAATAATGTGGAGGGAAAACTGGTTGGGTCATCGAATAACGGTAAAATCACATTGGTCACGAAAGACTTGGATAGGGAGATCGACTTCGAAAGTAATAATGGTAAAATCATGATCAAAACGGAGAAGGAACCGACAAATACAACTTTCGATGTTCATGTTGACAATGGGAGAGTGGATATCCTTGGTAAGTATGAGGGAGATACTGTCATTGGCAAAGGTGAAAATCTAGTGAAATTGGAAACTAATAATGGGAAAATCGAGATAACGAAATAG
- a CDS encoding MFS transporter, protein MRETLVDERVRGTDKIWTRDFIMICLANMCIFMGFQMTMPTLPLFVEQLGGDDRLVGAVLGIFTFSALLVRPIAGRLLETKGRRMVFLAGLAIFALSVGSFGFMGSIGLLFMMRIVQGVGWGFSSTASGTIASDIIPAKRRGEGMGYYGLSGNLALAFGPSLGLFLVTVLPFQELFLICSLLGLFAIVTASLIRYQKVESDPSAAVRAKRFDIYEKSALQPSLLIFFISVTFGGIATFLPLYTAEKGVDGIQWYFLVYAMALMVTRLFAGRLYDRRGHRAIFVPSTVLIMAGMLLLAWMPSEAVLYIAAVLYGFGFGSVQPALQAWSIEKTAPNRKAMANATYFSFFDLGVGIGAIVFGQIGFLFGYRSIYITAAASIFISMIVYLCIIRSEDKVKSI, encoded by the coding sequence ATGAGGGAAACCTTAGTGGATGAACGGGTAAGAGGGACTGATAAAATCTGGACACGTGATTTCATCATGATCTGTTTGGCAAATATGTGCATCTTCATGGGTTTTCAAATGACGATGCCGACCCTCCCGCTGTTTGTAGAACAGCTTGGCGGTGACGATCGTCTGGTGGGGGCTGTCCTTGGAATCTTCACTTTTTCGGCCTTGCTCGTTCGGCCAATTGCCGGCAGATTATTGGAGACGAAGGGAAGGCGCATGGTTTTTCTTGCCGGTTTAGCCATTTTTGCATTGTCAGTGGGTTCCTTCGGTTTTATGGGGAGCATCGGCTTGTTATTCATGATGCGGATTGTACAGGGCGTCGGCTGGGGATTTTCTTCAACGGCTTCAGGAACGATTGCTTCCGATATAATCCCTGCGAAACGGCGTGGTGAGGGGATGGGGTATTACGGATTATCGGGTAACTTAGCATTGGCATTCGGGCCATCATTGGGTCTTTTTCTAGTTACGGTCCTTCCGTTTCAAGAGTTGTTTTTGATCTGTTCATTATTAGGATTGTTTGCCATCGTTACAGCATCACTTATTCGGTATCAAAAAGTGGAAAGTGATCCTTCCGCGGCTGTCAGAGCAAAAAGGTTTGATATATATGAAAAGAGTGCCCTTCAGCCATCATTGCTCATTTTCTTCATTTCCGTTACATTCGGTGGAATTGCAACCTTCCTTCCCCTGTATACAGCGGAAAAAGGAGTAGATGGAATTCAGTGGTACTTTTTAGTATATGCAATGGCCCTCATGGTCACGAGATTATTCGCGGGTCGATTATATGACCGAAGGGGACATCGAGCCATATTCGTGCCTTCAACAGTACTCATCATGGCTGGGATGCTCCTGCTTGCATGGATGCCGAGTGAAGCGGTCCTTTACATTGCGGCAGTGCTTTATGGATTTGGATTCGGTTCTGTCCAGCCTGCGCTGCAGGCATGGTCGATTGAAAAGACGGCACCTAATCGGAAGGCGATGGCGAATGCCACATACTTTTCATTTTTCGATCTTGGAGTGGGCATAGGAGCCATCGTGTTCGGGCAGATAGGCTTCCTCTTCGGCTATAGGAGCATCTATATCACGGCAGCCGCCTCGATTTTCATTTCAATGATCGTTTATTTATGCATTATCAGGAGCGAGGATAAAGTAAAATCAATATAG
- a CDS encoding HAAS signaling domain-containing protein: MNKEQFLKQLNASLTRLSLEEREDILQDYEEYFEIGKEEGKSEQEISKSLGNPKQISKELMASYRLGQVEQTTSAGNVMRAVWAVIGLGFFNLVIVLGPFIALIGVVIAGWASAIAFILAPFGVLFNLAIGNFQLFDLFFALGLCGIGIFIAMGMFVATSALTKGFVRYLKFNASLVKGGLKND; the protein is encoded by the coding sequence ATGAATAAAGAACAATTTTTAAAACAATTGAATGCTTCTTTAACCAGACTTTCCTTAGAGGAACGGGAAGATATCCTTCAAGATTACGAAGAGTACTTCGAAATTGGAAAGGAAGAAGGAAAGTCAGAGCAGGAAATCTCCAAATCGCTTGGGAATCCTAAACAGATTTCCAAGGAACTGATGGCATCCTATCGTCTTGGTCAGGTCGAACAAACGACTTCTGCAGGTAATGTAATGCGGGCAGTTTGGGCAGTCATTGGTTTGGGATTCTTTAATTTAGTGATCGTTTTGGGGCCATTTATAGCATTGATCGGAGTTGTCATTGCAGGATGGGCTTCGGCGATAGCGTTCATTCTAGCTCCGTTTGGCGTTCTTTTTAACCTTGCGATAGGTAACTTTCAATTATTCGATCTTTTCTTCGCATTGGGACTATGTGGGATTGGCATTTTCATTGCCATGGGAATGTTTGTCGCTACTAGTGCTTTAACTAAAGGGTTCGTTCGCTATTTAAAATTTAACGCTTCTCTTGTGAAAGGCGGTTTGAAAAATGATTAA
- a CDS encoding AI-2E family transporter, with translation MVKEYLQSEGFSRLITLIVLVLFLISIGSMVNIVLFTFVFTFLMGRLEQFIMIRLNKVMHINSKVVISFLYAVVISCLAIVLYKYLPVITLQFTELVTQIVFFFQHPPDSRVIQYAINIMNELRSPLDLQTQMNTLYLYISDFGKLAFQIFISMLLSLFFLLEKDKIIRFTSKFKRAKFKSFFINLSHFGVKFINSFGKVIEVQFLIAITNAVLSVTFLWILGFPQLLGLGIMIFFLGLIPVAGVIISLIPLSMIAYSIGGMPKVIAVLIMIVVIHAIESYILNPKFMSAKTNLPTFFTFIILLFSEHFLGIWGLIIGIPIFIFLLDMLDIEEGNKEVP, from the coding sequence GTGGTAAAAGAGTATTTGCAAAGCGAAGGTTTTTCAAGGTTAATTACATTAATTGTGTTAGTTCTCTTTTTAATAAGCATCGGTAGTATGGTTAATATCGTGTTATTCACATTTGTTTTCACTTTCCTGATGGGAAGGCTGGAGCAATTCATCATGATTCGGCTGAATAAAGTGATGCATATCAACTCTAAGGTTGTTATAAGCTTTTTATATGCAGTCGTCATTTCTTGTTTAGCCATCGTTCTTTATAAATATCTACCGGTCATTACGCTGCAATTCACGGAATTAGTGACACAGATCGTTTTCTTCTTTCAACATCCACCAGATAGTAGGGTCATTCAATATGCCATTAATATAATGAACGAGCTGCGATCGCCGCTGGATCTTCAAACACAGATGAATACACTCTATCTTTATATATCCGATTTCGGTAAACTGGCATTTCAAATTTTCATTTCCATGTTGCTTAGTCTATTTTTCTTATTGGAAAAAGATAAAATCATTCGTTTCACTTCAAAATTCAAGCGGGCCAAATTTAAGTCTTTCTTCATAAACTTAAGTCACTTTGGCGTCAAATTCATCAATTCATTCGGAAAGGTGATCGAGGTCCAGTTCTTGATAGCCATTACGAATGCTGTCCTATCTGTAACTTTCTTATGGATTCTTGGCTTCCCGCAGTTGCTCGGTCTAGGGATCATGATTTTCTTCCTGGGTTTGATACCGGTTGCAGGGGTCATCATCTCCCTCATTCCACTTAGCATGATTGCCTATAGTATCGGCGGCATGCCCAAAGTGATTGCTGTATTGATCATGATTGTTGTGATCCATGCAATTGAAAGCTATATTTTAAATCCGAAATTCATGTCGGCAAAAACAAATCTTCCAACATTTTTCACCTTCATCATCCTATTGTTTTCCGAGCATTTCCTTGGGATATGGGGATTGATCATCGGAATACCGATCTTTATCTTCCTGTTGGATATGTTGGATATTGAAGAGGGGAATAAGGAAGTCCCATAA
- the cidR gene encoding cidABC operon transcriptional activator CidR, whose protein sequence is MDIKHLQYFIEVTNFNSFTRAADHLFITQPTISKMIKNLETELGVELFDRSRKQLILTDAGRVVLEQAKLIDKAFHNLETEMDNLLGLKKGHIRIGLPPIIDASFFPRILSRFHEDYPNITFQLVEDGSKKIEESVQNDLIDIGVIVLPTNTALFHHFAFLEEDINLIVHPSHPHACVEEIDLADLENESFILFNKDYALRDLIISSCNEAGFSPHIVTESSRWDFIEEMVYCKLGVALLPESLCRHDERVKTIKVKNPSISWNLGLIWSKDHYLSFAAKEWLKYTREALSHKQ, encoded by the coding sequence ATGGATATTAAACATTTGCAATACTTTATAGAGGTAACCAATTTCAATAGCTTCACTCGGGCTGCCGACCATTTATTCATTACCCAGCCGACCATCAGCAAGATGATTAAAAACCTGGAAACCGAGCTAGGCGTTGAGCTTTTTGATCGTTCACGCAAGCAACTGATCTTGACCGATGCAGGCAGGGTCGTCTTAGAGCAGGCAAAATTGATTGATAAGGCCTTTCACAATTTAGAAACGGAAATGGACAATTTATTAGGTTTGAAAAAGGGACATATCCGTATCGGCCTTCCGCCGATAATAGACGCTTCTTTCTTCCCCCGGATACTTAGCCGTTTTCACGAGGATTATCCTAATATTACCTTTCAATTAGTAGAGGATGGTTCAAAGAAAATAGAAGAATCCGTTCAAAATGACTTAATTGATATAGGCGTAATAGTCCTGCCAACCAACACCGCACTTTTTCATCATTTTGCTTTTTTGGAAGAAGACATCAACTTGATTGTTCATCCCTCCCATCCGCATGCTTGTGTGGAAGAAATTGATTTGGCTGACCTGGAAAACGAATCTTTCATCTTATTCAATAAAGATTACGCCCTTCGAGATCTCATCATTTCATCCTGTAATGAAGCTGGTTTTTCTCCACATATCGTCACGGAAAGCTCACGCTGGGATTTTATTGAGGAAATGGTTTACTGTAAACTTGGCGTTGCTCTATTACCTGAAAGTTTATGCCGTCATGATGAGCGAGTAAAGACAATCAAGGTTAAAAATCCATCCATTAGTTGGAATTTGGGATTGATATGGAGTAAGGACCATTACCTTTCATTCGCTGCAAAAGAATGGCTGAAATATACGAGGGAAGCATTGTCCCATAAGCAGTGA
- a CDS encoding basic amino acid ABC transporter substrate-binding protein, whose product MKKVSFLVFAMVASLLLVMTGCGKGKEVSTTGKEEESNGKTLRIVTDANYAPFEYLEGDKIVGFDVDFINAVAKEAGYKIKLESVGWDPIFVEIEGKRADVAISAITVNDERKQSYDFSVPYFLSTNKILVPEDSDIKSGDELKGNVIAVQTGTTGQEAVEKLLGKNHKDIKKFENNNLAIQELLKGGAAAVVADNTVVEEYVKNNPDQKLKVVEDSKSFNEEFYGLMFPKGSELKSEFDKAVNAIYENGKYAEIYKEWFGTDPDIETLKAQQ is encoded by the coding sequence TTGAAAAAGGTTTCTTTTTTAGTGTTTGCCATGGTTGCTTCTTTGTTACTAGTCATGACAGGATGCGGGAAGGGTAAGGAAGTCTCGACAACTGGAAAAGAAGAAGAATCCAATGGGAAAACACTCAGGATCGTGACGGACGCCAACTATGCTCCATTTGAATATCTTGAAGGAGATAAGATTGTAGGTTTCGATGTTGATTTCATCAATGCCGTTGCAAAAGAAGCGGGTTATAAAATTAAATTGGAAAGTGTTGGCTGGGATCCGATTTTTGTTGAAATCGAAGGTAAGAGAGCGGATGTCGCCATATCTGCGATTACAGTGAATGACGAAAGAAAACAATCTTATGACTTCTCGGTTCCGTATTTCTTATCCACAAACAAGATTCTCGTTCCTGAGGATAGTGATATAAAATCAGGAGATGAATTGAAAGGAAACGTCATTGCCGTTCAGACTGGTACTACCGGACAGGAAGCGGTAGAGAAACTCCTTGGAAAGAATCACAAGGATATCAAAAAGTTCGAAAATAATAACCTGGCCATTCAGGAATTACTAAAAGGCGGAGCTGCGGCAGTCGTGGCTGATAATACGGTTGTTGAAGAATATGTGAAAAATAACCCCGATCAAAAACTTAAAGTTGTTGAAGACAGCAAAAGTTTCAATGAGGAGTTTTATGGTCTTATGTTCCCAAAAGGCAGTGAATTGAAATCGGAATTCGATAAAGCCGTGAATGCCATTTATGAAAATGGGAAATATGCAGAAATTTATAAAGAGTGGTTTGGTACTGATCCAGATATAGAAACATTAAAAGCACAACAATAA
- a CDS encoding excisionase family DNA-binding protein — MYLTVKETAEYLSMPESYIESLIVQNKIRTVHDGEQHLIFKDQFNMHLEQMEKYKKDLADYYNEPIPEDIDVKDED, encoded by the coding sequence ATGTACTTGACAGTAAAAGAGACTGCGGAATATCTATCGATGCCGGAATCTTATATAGAAAGTTTGATCGTTCAAAATAAAATTCGCACCGTTCATGATGGTGAGCAGCATTTGATTTTTAAAGATCAGTTTAATATGCATCTTGAACAGATGGAGAAATATAAGAAGGATTTAGCGGATTATTATAACGAACCTATCCCCGAAGATATCGATGTGAAGGATGAAGATTAG
- a CDS encoding PadR family transcriptional regulator — translation MNVQFKKGVLELCVLVLLDKQDRYGYELVQKISDQIEISEGSVYPLLRRLTKEEYFTTYLQESTEGPPRKYYTLTDKGRRYLQELLTEWNEFSNGVNQLIKEGVNQ, via the coding sequence ATGAATGTGCAATTTAAGAAAGGTGTCCTGGAACTATGTGTCCTGGTCTTATTGGATAAGCAGGATCGCTATGGGTATGAACTTGTACAGAAGATATCGGATCAAATTGAAATATCGGAAGGATCGGTATATCCACTTTTACGACGATTGACGAAGGAAGAGTATTTTACGACATATTTACAAGAATCAACAGAAGGGCCTCCGCGCAAGTATTATACATTAACCGACAAAGGCCGGAGATACCTTCAAGAGTTGTTGACGGAATGGAATGAATTTTCCAATGGGGTCAATCAATTAATTAAGGAAGGTGTGAACCAATGA
- a CDS encoding DUF2157 domain-containing protein, giving the protein MANKEITKKQFEFLEHEFNYLEKEGVISQQEKVRMLDSYDVKGNLSFITILLSIGALLLGLGVLTFVASNWIYLSKAVKFLLIIACLSGVNFAGVKVQVRFPKTSRSLHYAGILIFGAGIFLIEQMFNISINFNSSFLLWAIGTVFIGYYLKDVFVLLFTSFLLFIYINGSIFVDETSYPLAILVFLPALYIMLKKFDYPKYLTFFINALAINTIALFLMEFVPKLEFENSNTIVLSILFVLGIVLAYIPVRAKLQDITHIQGHILHGITALFLTFDFSIWFPLAYFVFLLYLILKGSLTSIVIICALIFRYYIYSFDFLPKSLTFIIGGIMLIGFGFFFENQRKKGGKLNE; this is encoded by the coding sequence TTGGCCAACAAAGAAATAACAAAAAAGCAATTCGAGTTTCTTGAACATGAATTTAATTACCTTGAAAAGGAAGGAGTCATCTCCCAGCAAGAGAAAGTGAGGATGTTAGATTCCTATGACGTAAAAGGTAATTTGAGCTTCATCACTATTCTATTATCCATTGGCGCACTTCTTTTAGGTTTGGGCGTATTGACCTTCGTAGCCAGTAACTGGATCTATTTAAGTAAAGCGGTTAAATTCCTGCTTATCATTGCATGCCTCAGCGGAGTGAACTTTGCTGGCGTGAAGGTGCAGGTACGCTTTCCCAAAACGTCACGAAGTCTGCATTATGCAGGTATTCTGATCTTTGGTGCAGGGATTTTTTTAATCGAGCAGATGTTTAATATCAGCATCAATTTCAATAGTTCCTTTTTATTATGGGCGATCGGTACGGTATTCATTGGATATTATTTGAAGGATGTCTTCGTTCTCCTTTTTACATCTTTCCTGCTTTTCATTTATATTAACGGAAGTATATTCGTTGATGAAACGTCTTATCCGCTTGCCATTCTTGTATTTCTACCAGCTTTATACATTATGTTAAAGAAATTCGATTACCCTAAATATCTGACCTTTTTCATTAACGCTTTAGCCATCAATACAATTGCCTTATTTCTTATGGAATTCGTGCCTAAGCTGGAGTTTGAAAATTCGAATACGATTGTCCTTTCCATTTTGTTTGTACTGGGAATCGTACTTGCCTATATTCCGGTAAGAGCCAAATTACAAGACATCACCCACATACAAGGGCATATCTTACATGGTATAACCGCACTCTTCCTTACCTTTGATTTTTCAATCTGGTTCCCTTTAGCTTATTTCGTTTTCCTGCTTTACCTCATTCTAAAAGGCAGTTTGACAAGTATCGTGATAATATGTGCACTGATTTTCAGATATTACATCTACTCCTTTGACTTCCTGCCAAAATCGCTTACATTCATCATCGGTGGAATCATGCTTATCGGTTTTGGCTTCTTCTTTGAAAATCAACGAAAAAAAGGAGGGAAGCTCAATGAATAA
- a CDS encoding amino acid ABC transporter permease, which yields MSFRWDIIFEYAPFLLKGTLLTIGLSVSSILIGTFLGLFIGLGKIMRNKVLAFPFYCYVTVFRGTPLLVQIFLIHFGIVPFFTGETNAVTAGVIALSLNAAAYIAEIFRAGIQSIDKGQMEGARSLGMTHVQTMIHIVLPQAFKRMIPPLGNEFIVLLKDSSLLCVIAAPELMYWGKAMGSQYFKVWEPYLACAFIYLFLTLILSFVLNRLERRLKTE from the coding sequence ATGAGTTTTCGCTGGGATATTATTTTTGAATATGCTCCTTTCTTATTAAAAGGAACATTGCTTACAATAGGGCTGTCAGTTTCCTCCATCCTCATAGGAACCTTTTTGGGGTTATTTATCGGTTTAGGGAAAATCATGAGAAACAAGGTGCTTGCCTTTCCATTTTACTGTTATGTCACGGTTTTTCGCGGAACACCGCTTTTAGTTCAAATCTTTTTAATCCATTTTGGAATTGTGCCCTTTTTTACCGGGGAAACGAATGCAGTAACAGCCGGTGTCATTGCTTTATCGTTAAATGCAGCCGCATATATTGCCGAAATTTTCCGGGCGGGCATTCAATCCATCGATAAAGGGCAAATGGAAGGTGCCCGTTCATTGGGAATGACCCATGTCCAAACAATGATACATATTGTATTGCCTCAAGCTTTCAAACGGATGATTCCTCCGTTAGGAAATGAGTTCATCGTATTATTGAAGGATTCATCCCTGCTTTGTGTCATTGCTGCCCCGGAATTGATGTATTGGGGGAAAGCGATGGGGAGTCAGTACTTTAAAGTGTGGGAGCCATACTTGGCGTGTGCCTTCATCTATCTATTCCTTACCCTCATTTTAAGTTTCGTATTAAATAGACTCGAAAGAAGGTTGAAAACAGAATGA